One segment of Bacillus alkalisoli DNA contains the following:
- the pfkB gene encoding 1-phosphofructokinase, with translation MIYTVTLNPSIDYVMKVDLFQEGTVNRAQEVMYYPGGKGINVSRVLTRLGVPNTALGFTAGFTGEFIKEKMLEEDIKERFVEVAGKTRINVKLKAESETEINGAGPIVNEEGMELFLRQFARITEGDVVVLAGSIPETMKSTMYVDLIKKCALKNVKVVVDTGGKTLKNILAYKPFLIKPNHHELGDLFGVEIKDRKEAIMYAAKIHEQGVENIIVSLAGDGALLYSSEGVYVAKAPKGEVKNSVGAGDSLVAGFLAGYSISGNVKEALQYGVAAGSATAFSNDLCQKFQVQSLLEKINIEVV, from the coding sequence ATGATATATACAGTAACGTTAAATCCATCCATTGACTATGTGATGAAGGTAGATTTATTTCAAGAGGGTACAGTGAACAGAGCACAAGAAGTAATGTACTATCCAGGTGGAAAAGGTATCAATGTATCTCGCGTATTAACACGTCTAGGTGTACCAAATACAGCATTAGGATTTACCGCTGGTTTTACAGGTGAATTTATTAAAGAAAAAATGCTTGAAGAAGATATTAAAGAACGATTTGTAGAAGTGGCTGGCAAAACTCGCATTAACGTGAAGTTAAAAGCAGAAAGCGAAACAGAGATAAATGGAGCTGGTCCGATAGTAAATGAAGAAGGAATGGAACTGTTCCTACGTCAGTTTGCTAGGATTACAGAAGGTGATGTAGTTGTTTTAGCAGGTAGCATTCCTGAAACAATGAAATCCACAATGTATGTAGACTTAATAAAGAAGTGCGCATTAAAAAACGTAAAAGTTGTCGTTGATACTGGTGGAAAAACGCTAAAAAATATATTAGCTTATAAACCATTTTTAATTAAGCCAAACCATCATGAATTAGGAGATTTGTTTGGAGTAGAAATTAAAGATAGGAAAGAAGCAATAATGTACGCGGCGAAGATTCATGAGCAAGGTGTCGAGAACATTATCGTTTCCTTAGCTGGAGATGGTGCACTACTTTATTCAAGTGAAGGAGTGTACGTAGCAAAAGCACCAAAAGGAGAAGTGAAGAACTCTGTTGGCGCAGGTGATTCGTTAGTAGCAGGATTTTTAGCAGGATATTCTATTAGTGGAAATGTTAAAGAAGCATTACAGTATGGAGTTGCTGCAGGAAGCGCTACTGCTTTTTCAAATGATTTATGCCAAAAATTCCAAGTGCAAAGTTTACTAGAAAAAATAAATATAGAAGTTGTATAA
- the cydD gene encoding thiol reductant ABC exporter subunit CydD has protein sequence MKRLQSLARAQKGLYYGLFGLAVVLGIVIITQSYFIVSIVDDLFLNKLSFQHVTPLLIALLIVLLLRAVISYFIGRIGNVMAALVKASYRKKLLEAYSNQTILTSYKGQSGKKVSVMLDAVDELDGFFSKYIPQQMITTIVSVIILVAVFSQHVYSGLIILFTAPFIPLFMIIIGKATQQKSEEKLDSLSSFSGRFLDTIQGLVSLKLYGRTKHYRDVIQSSSIHFRDSTMRILKVAFTSSLMLEFISMLSIGLVALELGLRLVVYNSINFFTAFFILQLVPEFFHLLKELGSAFHAGRSSNGAANKIEEALAEEDTRVSWGEEKLEKGPMSIELDNVSFSYGSEKFSLQHIQATLPSNGLVAIVGKSGSGKTTLLHCLAGLLDCREGRVLLNGVDRSLYNEKDWFANVSYITQSPFLFSGTVAENITLGLQATGEELEEAARKANILNFIQSMPNGFETYIGEGGRGLSGGEKQRIALARAFLKKPSIVLFDEPTSGLDLKTEKILQKAIEELAQKAIVIAVAHRLPTIVEADHVLFLEKGVIQGQGKHEELLHSSKPYQLLFRR, from the coding sequence ATGAAAAGATTACAAAGCTTGGCCCGTGCACAGAAGGGACTATATTATGGTCTATTTGGCCTTGCCGTTGTTTTAGGAATAGTTATCATCACGCAAAGTTATTTCATTGTTTCCATTGTGGATGATTTATTTTTAAATAAGCTTAGCTTTCAGCATGTTACCCCATTGTTAATTGCTTTGCTTATCGTACTGCTTTTAAGAGCTGTCATTTCTTACTTTATCGGACGTATCGGTAATGTGATGGCAGCGTTAGTAAAAGCTTCTTATCGAAAAAAGTTGTTAGAAGCATATTCTAATCAGACAATTTTAACTTCTTATAAAGGTCAATCAGGAAAAAAGGTTAGTGTGATGCTGGATGCTGTAGATGAATTGGATGGTTTTTTCAGTAAATATATACCGCAACAAATGATTACTACGATTGTATCCGTCATTATATTAGTTGCGGTTTTTTCTCAGCATGTATATTCAGGACTCATCATTTTATTTACAGCCCCATTTATTCCGTTATTTATGATAATTATTGGAAAAGCCACACAGCAAAAGTCAGAAGAAAAACTAGATAGTTTGTCTTCTTTTTCAGGTAGATTTTTAGATACAATTCAAGGGTTAGTGAGTTTAAAGCTGTATGGGCGAACAAAGCACTATCGAGATGTTATTCAATCTAGTAGCATTCATTTTCGCGATTCTACAATGAGGATATTAAAAGTTGCCTTCACTTCGTCCTTAATGCTCGAGTTCATCTCGATGTTAAGCATTGGTTTAGTAGCACTAGAACTTGGTTTGCGCCTAGTGGTCTATAACTCTATCAATTTCTTCACTGCATTCTTTATTCTTCAATTAGTTCCCGAGTTTTTTCATTTATTAAAAGAACTTGGTAGTGCGTTTCACGCCGGTAGAAGTAGTAATGGAGCGGCTAATAAAATAGAAGAAGCATTAGCAGAAGAAGATACTCGGGTTAGTTGGGGAGAAGAAAAGTTAGAAAAAGGGCCAATGTCTATTGAATTAGATAATGTTTCCTTTTCATACGGAAGTGAAAAATTCTCTTTACAACATATACAAGCCACTCTTCCAAGTAATGGGCTCGTAGCAATAGTAGGAAAGAGTGGTTCTGGAAAAACGACTTTGCTACATTGTTTAGCTGGGTTGCTAGACTGCCGAGAAGGAAGAGTTCTTCTAAATGGTGTAGATAGAAGTCTTTACAATGAAAAAGATTGGTTTGCTAATGTAAGTTACATTACACAGTCTCCATTTCTATTCTCTGGAACGGTAGCCGAAAATATCACACTAGGTCTGCAAGCAACAGGAGAAGAATTAGAAGAGGCTGCTAGGAAAGCGAATATATTAAACTTCATTCAATCCATGCCGAATGGATTTGAAACATATATTGGTGAAGGCGGAAGAGGATTATCTGGTGGGGAAAAACAAAGGATTGCTCTAGCACGTGCATTCTTAAAGAAACCATCCATTGTTTTATTTGACGAGCCAACTTCAGGACTTGATTTAAAAACAGAGAAGATCTTACAAAAGGCGATAGAGGAGTTAGCTCAAAAAGCAATCGTTATTGCCGTTGCACATCGATTACCGACTATAGTTGAGGCAGATCACGTCTTGTTTTTAGAAAAAGGAGTTATACAAGGTCAAGGTAAACATGAAGAATTACTTCATTCGTCCAAACCTTATCAGTTACTTTTCAGGAGGTGA
- the cydC gene encoding thiol reductant ABC exporter subunit CydC, translating to MKDLGSVVKVIVKEKRDIYLSIVFGFLAGITAVGLFAANGYLISQAALQPPLYVLIAMVAVVKIGSIVRATSRYAERYYSHRATFTMLSDLRVFFYEKLEKLPPGVLSKYRSGDLLARIVGDVENLQNFFLRVVYPPILMFLVFLSTMLFVSFYSWQVVVLLFVGLLLTGFLIPILFAKKQRTISNHILEERAKFSTEVTEWFQGFRELTIHQNIEIKGEKLTDQYKGYINEQRKSNDQANLNHSINLATSFIIFWAVLGLGGYLVATSQLDGVLLAMIVMISLTVFDHSTPMATFPIYYEESERAAGRLHSVISEAKVTGDVVGEKLSFFNSAPSIEWKNVSVQFPEQFREVVSEVSLTIREGTKTAIVGASGSGKSTLLHVLLKLQETKSGEVCIDGVPIAEKGNDFIWSNSRVVLQENHFFYGTIKENLLLKEDLSDDEVQRVLKEVELHHFTPNDIVLEKGENLSGGEKQRLAGARAILKQGRLWLLDEPTSSLDSWTEQKLYDALLQYAKEDTVVIVSHRLTGLEKMDQIVVMEEGKVIEVGTFKELMDKKGYFYELKMLEMNVLEM from the coding sequence GTGAAAGATTTAGGTAGTGTAGTAAAGGTAATTGTTAAAGAGAAACGGGATATATATTTATCTATTGTCTTTGGTTTTTTAGCAGGAATAACTGCGGTAGGACTATTTGCGGCGAACGGCTACTTAATTTCCCAAGCAGCGCTTCAGCCTCCTTTATACGTATTAATTGCAATGGTTGCTGTCGTGAAGATAGGAAGCATCGTTCGAGCAACAAGTAGATATGCGGAACGTTATTATTCACACCGTGCAACATTCACTATGTTAAGTGACTTAAGAGTTTTCTTTTACGAGAAATTAGAAAAATTGCCACCTGGCGTTTTAAGTAAATATAGAAGCGGTGATTTATTAGCGCGTATAGTTGGTGACGTAGAAAACTTACAAAATTTTTTCTTGCGTGTAGTTTATCCACCAATCTTAATGTTCCTAGTATTTTTAAGTACGATGTTATTTGTTAGTTTTTATTCGTGGCAAGTCGTAGTTTTATTATTTGTAGGATTATTGTTAACTGGCTTTCTTATTCCAATCCTATTTGCTAAAAAGCAACGGACTATTAGTAATCATATTTTAGAAGAGAGAGCGAAGTTTTCTACAGAAGTAACGGAATGGTTTCAAGGGTTTAGGGAATTAACGATTCACCAAAACATAGAGATTAAAGGTGAAAAATTAACGGACCAATATAAAGGCTATATAAATGAGCAAAGAAAATCGAATGACCAAGCCAATCTAAACCATTCCATTAATTTAGCTACATCTTTTATTATATTTTGGGCTGTATTAGGATTAGGAGGATACTTGGTAGCAACTAGTCAACTTGACGGAGTCCTTTTAGCAATGATTGTCATGATTAGTTTAACGGTATTTGACCATTCGACTCCGATGGCTACTTTTCCTATATATTATGAAGAAAGTGAACGTGCTGCAGGACGATTACATTCCGTGATAAGTGAAGCTAAAGTAACTGGAGATGTTGTGGGGGAAAAACTTTCTTTCTTTAATAGTGCACCTTCTATTGAGTGGAAGAATGTGAGTGTACAATTTCCTGAACAATTTCGTGAAGTAGTGTCGGAAGTTAGTTTAACAATACGAGAGGGCACTAAAACAGCTATCGTTGGAGCGAGTGGTTCGGGGAAATCTACACTACTTCATGTGCTTTTAAAGCTACAGGAAACGAAAAGTGGCGAAGTTTGTATAGATGGAGTTCCCATTGCTGAGAAAGGTAATGATTTTATCTGGTCTAACAGTAGAGTAGTTTTGCAGGAAAACCATTTCTTTTATGGAACAATAAAGGAAAACTTGTTGTTAAAAGAAGATCTCTCAGATGATGAAGTTCAACGTGTATTAAAGGAAGTAGAATTACATCATTTCACTCCAAATGATATTGTCTTAGAAAAAGGAGAAAACTTATCTGGAGGAGAAAAGCAAAGGTTAGCTGGTGCGAGGGCTATTCTTAAACAAGGGAGACTTTGGTTATTAGATGAACCAACTTCCTCTTTAGATAGCTGGACGGAGCAGAAGTTGTATGATGCTTTATTACAATATGCTAAGGAAGATACGGTAGTGATAGTTAGCCATCGCTTAACAGGTCTCGAGAAAATGGATCAAATTGTTGTGATGGAAGAAGGAAAAGTAATCGAAGTGGGAACTTTTAAAGAACTAATGGACAAAAAAGGTTATTTTTATGAACTAAAGATGCTAGAAATGAATGTGCTAGAAATGTAA
- a CDS encoding YitT family protein, which yields MKKLHKLIILTIGSTVQGLAMAFFLFPHFIPSGGAAGFAVIFNHVWEVPFAWTIWCLNAILLLMAIKWLGLGSASWTMFCVSVTAITINVVSIETLSPLNYVIVDLILGAVFFGIGLGILFRFGASSGGIDILALIICKIRNSKPGKTLFYINGTILLATGLLMDWKIILYAIISQFIATRVVDIVVQFRFKLYNRVLAKRVGAKT from the coding sequence ATGAAAAAACTACATAAATTAATTATATTAACAATAGGAAGTACCGTTCAAGGCTTAGCGATGGCTTTCTTTTTGTTTCCTCATTTTATTCCATCTGGCGGTGCAGCAGGTTTTGCTGTTATCTTCAACCATGTATGGGAAGTTCCTTTTGCATGGACAATATGGTGTCTAAATGCAATTCTATTATTAATGGCAATAAAATGGTTAGGACTTGGAAGTGCGTCCTGGACAATGTTTTGTGTCTCTGTTACAGCAATCACAATTAACGTGGTTTCAATTGAAACTCTAAGTCCATTAAACTATGTGATAGTTGACCTAATTTTAGGTGCAGTATTCTTTGGAATAGGGCTAGGGATTTTATTTAGATTTGGGGCTTCTTCTGGTGGAATTGATATTTTAGCTTTAATTATATGCAAAATAAGAAATTCAAAGCCAGGTAAAACACTATTTTATATAAATGGTACAATCCTTCTAGCGACGGGGCTACTGATGGATTGGAAAATTATTTTATATGCGATTATTAGTCAATTTATAGCTACGAGAGTAGTAGATATCGTAGTACAATTTCGGTTCAAACTATATAACCGTGTTTTAGCTAAAAGGGTTGGGGCAAAAACCTAA
- a CDS encoding cytochrome ubiquinol oxidase subunit I, which yields MESSVEFSRYLTMLTLSVHVLFATVGVGVPILIMIAHWLGLKRDDEHYLLMAKRWARGYVITVAVGVVTGTAIALQLALLWPRFMEFAGQLVALPLFMETFAFFFEAIFLGIYLYTWNRFKNPKYHFFLLAPVVLGAAMSALFITSVNAFMNTPQGFALANGELTNIQPLVAMFNPAMPTKVAHVLTSAYMTSAFVLASIAAFHLLRGNKHEYHRKGLSLTMKVGLIFCIATALIGDLSGKFLAEYQPEKLAAAEWHFETDGEAPLVLFGILTETNEVKYAIKIPYALSFLVHNNFTGEVIGLNDIPEEYHPPYVIHYLFDLMVSIGIGLTLLSLLYVVGLKRNWNLIKSKVFRIMLVASGPLSMLAIQAGWWFTEVGRQPWIMRGFMTTAEGATDSPYVWVMFIAFALLYFILLVGTAVVLTRMFRKNPVELELEKVREKRSVAV from the coding sequence ATGGAATCATCAGTTGAATTTAGCCGGTATTTAACAATGTTAACCCTCTCGGTACACGTGTTGTTTGCAACAGTTGGAGTAGGTGTGCCGATTTTGATCATGATTGCACATTGGCTCGGTTTAAAAAGAGATGATGAACATTATTTATTGATGGCAAAACGATGGGCGCGTGGATATGTCATAACTGTAGCGGTAGGGGTTGTAACTGGTACTGCTATAGCATTACAACTAGCGCTATTATGGCCACGTTTTATGGAATTTGCCGGTCAATTAGTTGCTCTACCATTATTTATGGAGACTTTTGCATTTTTCTTTGAAGCTATTTTCTTAGGAATTTATTTATACACATGGAACAGATTTAAAAACCCGAAGTATCACTTTTTCTTATTAGCTCCTGTTGTTTTAGGGGCAGCAATGTCAGCTCTGTTTATTACATCTGTAAATGCATTTATGAACACTCCGCAAGGATTTGCACTTGCTAATGGTGAGTTAACGAATATACAACCATTAGTGGCGATGTTTAATCCAGCAATGCCAACAAAGGTAGCGCACGTCTTAACGTCTGCGTATATGACATCCGCATTTGTCCTTGCTTCTATCGCAGCGTTCCACCTGTTACGTGGGAATAAACATGAGTACCACAGAAAAGGTCTTTCTCTTACGATGAAAGTGGGATTAATCTTTTGTATTGCGACAGCTTTAATTGGAGATTTGTCTGGAAAGTTTCTAGCAGAATATCAACCTGAAAAATTAGCAGCTGCAGAATGGCATTTTGAAACAGATGGAGAGGCACCGCTTGTTCTTTTTGGGATATTAACAGAAACAAATGAAGTAAAATATGCGATTAAAATCCCTTATGCATTAAGCTTCCTAGTACACAACAACTTTACTGGGGAAGTTATCGGGTTAAATGATATCCCTGAAGAATATCATCCACCATACGTTATCCATTATTTGTTTGATTTGATGGTATCGATAGGAATTGGGTTAACGCTTCTTTCCCTTTTATATGTAGTAGGTCTTAAACGTAATTGGAACCTGATAAAGTCGAAAGTATTTCGTATTATGTTAGTCGCATCAGGTCCATTGTCCATGTTAGCAATTCAAGCTGGTTGGTGGTTTACAGAAGTAGGTCGTCAACCGTGGATTATGAGAGGCTTTATGACAACGGCAGAAGGAGCAACAGACTCCCCATATGTTTGGGTAATGTTTATTGCCTTTGCCCTATTGTACTTTATTTTGTTGGTAGGTACAGCAGTTGTATTAACACGTATGTTTAGAAAAAATCCAGTGGAATTAGAGTTAGAAAAAGTACGTGAGAAAAGGAGTGTAGCCGTATGA
- the cydS gene encoding cytochrome bd oxidase small subunit CydS yields the protein MHNFLLFYAPLLIVVLAMALSFFVATKSTKIEE from the coding sequence ATGCATAACTTTTTACTGTTTTATGCACCACTTCTTATTGTCGTGCTCGCGATGGCTCTTTCCTTTTTTGTCGCTACGAAAAGCACGAAGATTGAGGAATAG
- a CDS encoding DeoR/GlpR family DNA-binding transcription regulator yields the protein MLTPERQKKILDLIQHKNVVKIQELTEETGASESTIRRDLSQLEEENKLKRVHGGAAKLHQKGEEPTLLEKSSRNLEAKQLIAKKAAEFVSEGDCIFLDAGSTTYHIIPHLTQKNITVVTNGYDHIQLLMDKGIPTYIVGGFMKNKTGAIIGSKASQSLQLYNFDKAFIGANGVHLKAGYTTPDPEEAHLKNLAIKLAQQSFVVADETKINEVTFAKIINLEEATLITSNIEDEVYKAFSEKTTLVVAT from the coding sequence ATGCTAACGCCAGAAAGACAAAAAAAGATATTAGATTTAATTCAACATAAAAATGTTGTAAAAATACAAGAATTAACAGAAGAAACAGGCGCTTCTGAATCTACGATTAGAAGAGATCTAAGTCAATTAGAAGAAGAAAATAAACTAAAACGTGTTCATGGTGGTGCGGCGAAGCTTCATCAAAAAGGTGAAGAACCGACACTATTAGAAAAATCATCCCGGAATTTAGAGGCGAAACAACTTATTGCCAAAAAAGCGGCAGAGTTTGTAAGCGAAGGAGATTGTATTTTTCTTGACGCTGGATCCACGACATATCATATCATCCCACATTTAACACAAAAAAATATCACGGTTGTAACGAATGGGTATGACCATATTCAGTTATTAATGGATAAAGGTATCCCTACTTATATTGTCGGCGGTTTTATGAAAAATAAAACTGGAGCAATTATTGGAAGTAAAGCTAGTCAAAGTTTACAGCTGTACAATTTTGATAAGGCTTTCATCGGAGCAAATGGTGTGCATTTAAAGGCAGGGTACACAACCCCAGACCCAGAAGAAGCTCATTTGAAAAACTTAGCCATTAAATTGGCTCAACAGTCTTTCGTAGTGGCAGACGAAACGAAAATAAATGAAGTTACATTTGCTAAGATCATTAATTTGGAAGAAGCCACATTAATTACTAGCAATATAGAAGATGAAGTTTACAAAGCATTTTCAGAAAAAACAACATTGGTGGTGGCAACATGA
- a CDS encoding cytochrome d ubiquinol oxidase subunit II yields the protein MTIEILGISVLWLFLFGYVIVASIDFGAGFFNASTIVTKKNHLVNSVIQRYLSPVWEITNVFLVFFFVGMIGFFPKTAYYFGTVLLIPISISIILLALRGSYYAFGTYGTKGHKGYTLMYGVTGVLIPASLTTALIVSQGGFIRETSWGGIELDYVALFTSPFAWSIILLSLVSVLFISASFLAYYSSVAEDEGALKLFRKYTWIWSFPTIITALGIIIEMRWHNYSHFEGLLSLWWVFALSFVCFVASLWLLKKAYYGRSFIFVVLQFAFAFYAYGASRYPYLLYPYLTIYDSFTNETMAMALIVVFILGLMLLIPSLYLVFKLFIMNKPYIKKG from the coding sequence ATGACAATTGAGATTCTAGGTATTTCCGTTTTATGGCTCTTTCTTTTCGGTTACGTTATCGTTGCATCAATTGATTTTGGAGCAGGCTTCTTTAATGCATCGACAATTGTAACGAAAAAAAATCATCTCGTTAACTCTGTTATTCAGCGTTACTTATCACCAGTTTGGGAGATTACGAATGTTTTTCTCGTGTTCTTTTTTGTGGGGATGATCGGATTTTTCCCAAAAACTGCTTATTACTTCGGTACAGTTTTATTAATACCGATTAGTATTTCTATCATACTTTTAGCGTTAAGAGGTAGCTATTATGCATTTGGCACGTATGGTACGAAGGGACATAAAGGATACACCCTTATGTATGGTGTGACTGGGGTTCTTATTCCGGCATCTTTAACAACTGCTTTAATTGTTTCACAAGGTGGATTTATCCGCGAAACAAGCTGGGGTGGGATTGAACTAGATTACGTCGCACTGTTCACAAGTCCGTTTGCCTGGTCTATTATTTTACTAAGTTTAGTAAGCGTCTTGTTTATTTCTGCAAGTTTCCTAGCTTACTATTCTTCCGTTGCAGAAGACGAAGGAGCACTTAAACTATTTAGAAAATACACATGGATATGGAGTTTCCCTACCATTATCACGGCATTAGGAATTATCATTGAGATGAGATGGCATAACTATTCACACTTTGAAGGCTTGCTTTCTTTATGGTGGGTATTTGCCTTATCGTTTGTATGTTTTGTCGCAAGTTTATGGTTATTGAAAAAAGCGTACTACGGAAGGTCGTTTATTTTCGTCGTATTGCAGTTTGCGTTTGCATTTTATGCGTATGGGGCTTCTCGCTACCCATATTTACTATATCCGTATTTAACAATCTATGATAGTTTTACAAACGAAACGATGGCGATGGCGCTAATAGTCGTCTTTATTTTAGGGCTTATGTTATTAATTCCTTCTTTGTATCTCGTATTTAAACTATTTATTATGAACAAACCTTATATTAAAAAAGGTTAA
- the metX gene encoding homoserine O-acetyltransferase MetX: MTLPYEKHYEVSKVSIGDLQLDCGDILSNVEVAYEHVGNLEGEVIIVCHALSGNHLSVGSEKKPGWWSGFIGENLYIDTNEFQIITMNVIGGCAGSTGPTSINLTTGEKFRATFPKITIRDIVRSQYKALQRLGVYKVKAIVGGSLGGMQVLEWGILYPYFAEKLVPMAVTPFFSDYAIAYNQIAQKTIKLDPAWKNGEYEEEERLQGLEIARMVGLVTYRSDVLFNERFRREKKENTQFQVDSYLSYQGKKFTSRFDANSYLRLLEVMNEFDIGEGRNGWKNALKEIKSEVCFVAFTNDLLYTSSVIEEAVNEVEKGQYTLVQTTFGHDGFLVEFENWAEKIKEFVIERCYKA, translated from the coding sequence GTGACGTTACCGTATGAAAAACACTATGAAGTTAGTAAAGTCTCCATTGGAGATTTACAACTTGATTGCGGTGATATTTTGTCAAACGTCGAAGTTGCATACGAGCACGTTGGGAACTTAGAGGGAGAAGTTATTATTGTTTGCCATGCTTTATCAGGAAACCATTTATCAGTTGGATCAGAGAAAAAGCCTGGTTGGTGGAGTGGCTTTATTGGTGAAAACCTATATATCGATACAAATGAGTTTCAAATAATTACGATGAATGTCATTGGAGGTTGTGCTGGTTCTACTGGCCCAACTTCCATCAACTTAACTACGGGTGAAAAATTCAGAGCCACTTTCCCCAAAATTACGATTCGAGATATCGTTCGATCTCAATACAAGGCACTACAAAGGTTAGGTGTTTATAAAGTAAAAGCAATTGTAGGGGGCTCCCTCGGTGGAATGCAAGTTTTAGAATGGGGAATTTTGTATCCATATTTTGCTGAAAAACTTGTTCCAATGGCTGTTACTCCATTTTTTTCTGATTATGCTATTGCTTACAATCAAATTGCCCAAAAGACAATTAAGCTAGATCCTGCCTGGAAAAACGGAGAATATGAGGAAGAAGAAAGGTTACAAGGCTTAGAGATTGCAAGAATGGTTGGTCTTGTTACTTACCGTTCGGATGTTCTCTTTAATGAGCGATTTAGACGAGAGAAGAAAGAAAATACTCAATTCCAAGTAGATTCTTATTTGTCCTACCAAGGGAAAAAGTTTACGAGTAGGTTTGACGCAAACAGTTACTTAAGATTACTTGAAGTGATGAACGAGTTTGATATTGGAGAAGGAAGAAATGGCTGGAAAAATGCACTAAAAGAAATCAAATCGGAAGTATGCTTCGTTGCCTTTACAAACGACTTACTGTATACAAGTTCTGTGATAGAAGAGGCTGTAAATGAGGTTGAAAAAGGTCAATACACCTTAGTACAGACTACCTTTGGACACGATGGATTCTTAGTTGAATTCGAAAATTGGGCTGAGAAAATTAAAGAATTTGTGATAGAAAGATGCTATAAAGCTTAG
- a CDS encoding homoserine dehydrogenase, which translates to MSTINVALLGFGTVGKGVYNTIETHQVRLHQIYGKPVKVVAILVKHLNKHVCPSSEILLTDNFSEIEQIDDLHIVVDAIVGTEPAFSYCKRAIEKGCHLVTANKEMFSHFGEELVRLATSKNVSVGFEATVAGGVPVIGVLRQLYQVNKVERIEGILNGTTNYILTKMRKDKISFEEALRLAQEKGYAEADPTNDVEGYDAFYKGKILSQLVFHKNPTTVVRKGISSITSTQIDIATSLNLRFKHVVTLFQENSEVTLLVEPILVSESHPFYATEGVQNIVSIESDVTGKVQFQGPGAGMYPTASAVVEDIANINNGKFQTINTSLIEETNFIEERFSWLVFFNKKPKNVLNFVNYVHPNALLIEGNEDEINLAFGNQEVVYYKADVKGYDKIKLFSGGTFNSIVG; encoded by the coding sequence TTGTCCACAATAAACGTGGCGTTACTCGGATTTGGAACAGTTGGAAAAGGTGTGTATAACACAATCGAGACACATCAGGTAAGGTTGCATCAAATTTATGGGAAACCAGTTAAAGTGGTTGCAATATTAGTAAAACATTTAAATAAGCATGTTTGTCCTTCTTCAGAAATCCTGCTAACTGACAATTTTAGTGAGATAGAACAAATCGATGACCTTCATATTGTAGTAGATGCAATCGTAGGAACAGAACCTGCTTTTTCGTATTGCAAAAGAGCTATTGAAAAAGGCTGCCATCTTGTTACTGCAAACAAAGAAATGTTTTCGCATTTCGGAGAAGAGTTAGTAAGACTTGCGACAAGTAAAAATGTTTCCGTTGGATTTGAAGCAACTGTTGCTGGGGGAGTTCCTGTCATTGGTGTCCTACGTCAACTATATCAAGTAAACAAGGTTGAACGGATTGAGGGTATATTAAATGGCACAACCAATTATATTTTGACAAAGATGAGAAAGGATAAAATATCTTTTGAGGAAGCTTTGAGGTTAGCGCAAGAAAAAGGATATGCAGAAGCAGATCCAACAAATGATGTGGAAGGCTATGATGCTTTTTATAAAGGAAAAATATTAAGTCAGCTAGTCTTTCATAAGAATCCTACAACGGTTGTTAGAAAAGGAATTTCTTCTATCACCTCGACTCAAATAGATATTGCAACTTCATTAAACTTGCGATTTAAACATGTTGTAACTTTGTTCCAAGAAAACAGTGAAGTTACACTTCTCGTAGAACCCATCTTAGTATCAGAATCGCACCCTTTTTATGCGACAGAAGGTGTACAAAATATAGTATCAATAGAATCAGATGTAACAGGGAAAGTACAATTTCAAGGACCGGGAGCTGGAATGTACCCTACAGCAAGTGCGGTTGTGGAAGATATAGCGAATATTAATAACGGGAAGTTTCAAACAATAAATACGTCTTTAATAGAAGAGACTAATTTTATAGAAGAGCGTTTTAGTTGGCTTGTTTTTTTCAATAAGAAGCCGAAAAATGTTCTTAATTTTGTAAATTATGTTCATCCTAATGCTCTATTAATAGAAGGGAATGAAGATGAAATAAATTTGGCTTTTGGGAATCAAGAAGTTGTTTATTATAAGGCTGATGTGAAAGGATATGACAAAATTAAATTATTTAGTGGTGGAACGTTTAATAGTATTGTAGGGTGA